A single window of Nicotiana tomentosiformis chromosome 1, ASM39032v3, whole genome shotgun sequence DNA harbors:
- the LOC104121596 gene encoding uncharacterized protein At5g01610-like, whose amino-acid sequence MPMSLTSILCFFFLFFSATTASRNEKPSAYEELQRYDFPMGILPKGVKDYKLNTKTGEFSAYLNSTCSFRLETSYQLNYKPVIKGVISKGRLTKLSGVSVKVVLLWLNIVEVRRKGGNLEFSVGLTSANFPIENFEECPQCGCGLDCVSKEERKIRQKVFVSSS is encoded by the coding sequence ATGCCAATGTCTTTAACAAGCATTCTctgcttcttctttctcttcttttcagCCACAACAGCTTCAAGAAATGAGAAGCCATCAGCCTATGAAGAGCTGCAGCGTTATGACTTCCCAATGGGGATTCTTCCAAAAGGGGTAAAAGACTATAAATTAAACACCAAAACAGGTGAATTCTCAGCTTATCTTAATTCCACATGCAGCTTCAGATTGGAAACCTCGTATCAGCTAAATTACAAGCCTGTTATAAAAGGGGTTATATCAAAAGGCAGGCTTACAAAACTGAGTGGTGTAAGTGTTAAAGTGGTGTTGCTATGGCTTAACATTGTTGAAGTTAGGCGTAAAGGTGGGAATCTTGAGTTCTCAGTTGGGCTCACATCGGCGAATTTTCCGATTGAGAACTTCGAGGAATGCCCACAATGTGGGTGTGGATTGGATTGTGTTAGTAAAGAGGAGAGAAAGATTAGACAGAAGGTCTTTGTGTCTTCTTCTTAG